CAGTGGATCAAGAATGAACCGGTGGACCTGATCATCGGCAACACTTACGGCAAGTATATCGCCCGGGCTGAAGACATACCGCTGGTACGGGTAGGCTTCCCGATTCTCGATAGGAGCGTACACTCTTATATGCCCATTGTAGGTTACAAAGGGGCCATGCGGCTGGTTGAAATGATCAGCAACGCCCTCCTTGACAGGCAGGACAGGGATGCCGCTGATGAAGACTTTGAGTTGGTCATGTAACGGAAGGACGTGGTCATATGGACACCGGCCTGGCCATCAGAGAACGTCTTGACTCTATTGCTGTCAAGGGTAAACAGAAAAAGCAGATTAAGTGTGATACGGACAGCATTGCGGGGTGTGTCAGCCAGCGGGCATGTGTCTACTGCGGGGCCAGGGTAGTTTTGAACCCTGTCACTGATGCAATCCACCTTGTTCACGGACCCATTGGCTGTGCCAGCTATACCTGGGATATCAGGGGGAGCCTTAGCAGCGGTTCCGAACTTTACCGGAACAGTTTCTCCACTGACCTGCAGGAAGAAGATGTAATTTTTGGCGGTGAAAAGAAACTGGCCCGGGCCATTGATGATTTGGTAGGTAAATATAAGCCCAGGCTGGTTTTTGTCTATGCTACCTGCATCGTGGGGGTAATAGGTGACGACCTGGAAGCCGTTTGCAAGGCGGCTGCGCAGAAACACAACATCGAAGTAATCCCGGTTGAGTCAAGTGGGTTTATCGGAAATAAAGCGGCCGGATACAGGGCAGCCTGTGATGCCCTGTTCCGCCTGATTAATTCTGGTGAAACGGAGAAGAAAAAGAACGACCCCAAAATTAACTATTTGGGTGATTTTAACCTGGCTGCCGAGGCATGGATAATTAAAAATTATCTGTATGAAATGGGTATAGAGGTCAATGTAACCTTTACCGGCGACTCAGATTACATGGCGCTGAAAAAAGCCCCGGAAGCTTCTTTAAATATCGTCCAGTGTGCCGGTTCCATGCATTACCTGGCTAGAAAAATGAAAGACCGCTTTGGCATTCCCTTTATGAACGTATCTTTTCTGGGCATCGAGGATACCTCCGATTCCCTGCGCAAAATTGCCGCATTTTTTAACAATGATGAAATTACCCGGCGTGCGGAAGCCTTAATTGATAAAGAAATTCGGCGAATAGAGCCTCTTATAAGGGGTTACCGGAAGAAACTGCAGGGTAAAAAAGCCGCAGTATATGTGGGAGGTGGGTTTAAGGCAATTTCCTTAATTAAGCAGTTTAAAGAATTGGGCATAGATGTTGT
This is a stretch of genomic DNA from Thermincola ferriacetica. It encodes these proteins:
- the nifE gene encoding nitrogenase iron-molybdenum cofactor biosynthesis protein NifE, with the protein product MDTGLAIRERLDSIAVKGKQKKQIKCDTDSIAGCVSQRACVYCGARVVLNPVTDAIHLVHGPIGCASYTWDIRGSLSSGSELYRNSFSTDLQEEDVIFGGEKKLARAIDDLVGKYKPRLVFVYATCIVGVIGDDLEAVCKAAAQKHNIEVIPVESSGFIGNKAAGYRAACDALFRLINSGETEKKKNDPKINYLGDFNLAAEAWIIKNYLYEMGIEVNVTFTGDSDYMALKKAPEASLNIVQCAGSMHYLARKMKDRFGIPFMNVSFLGIEDTSDSLRKIAAFFNNDEITRRAEALIDKEIRRIEPLIRGYRKKLQGKKAAVYVGGGFKAISLIKQFKELGIDVVMVGTQTGRREEYEVIHDLVNEGTVVLDDANPSELERFMLEKGAHLLVGGVKERPLAYKLGLAFIDHNHDRKHPLSGFVGAVNFAEEVYSTVCSPVWRFIG